A genome region from Fervidicoccaceae archaeon includes the following:
- a CDS encoding DUF1156 domain-containing protein, producing the protein MRLREMVRRTFLESDSFPVQAVNESARREKKGGAKPPIWEMVFWWTRKPLITARSIILGAVLDDSTSPETFVEVARLNAERSPHRENPRVPPQLAAKLREMSLLDPFAGFGSVPLEAIRLGVGRVVAVELLPTAYVFLKAVLEYPKWATDNGLGNQLARDLEKWGMWVVEQLRRDPDVVELYDED; encoded by the coding sequence CTTTCCTCGAGTCCGATAGCTTCCCGGTCCAGGCGGTGAACGAGTCCGCTAGGAGGGAGAAGAAGGGTGGGGCTAAGCCGCCGATATGGGAGATGGTGTTCTGGTGGACCAGGAAGCCTCTGATCACCGCTAGAAGCATCATCCTCGGGGCTGTCCTAGACGACTCGACCTCCCCGGAGACCTTCGTCGAGGTAGCCCGGCTGAACGCTGAGAGGTCGCCGCACAGGGAGAACCCGAGGGTGCCTCCCCAGCTCGCCGCAAAGCTCAGGGAGATGAGCCTCCTCGACCCCTTCGCGGGGTTCGGCTCCGTACCCCTCGAAGCCATCCGCCTAGGCGTAGGCAGGGTGGTTGCGGTAGAGCTACTGCCGACAGCCTACGTCTTCCTGAAAGCCGTGCTGGAGTACCCCAAGTGGGCTACAGATAACGGGCTAGGGAACCAGCTGGCTAGAGACCTCGAGAAGTGGGGTATGTGGGTAGTAGAGCAACTGAGGAGAGATCCGGACGTCGTGGAGCTCTACGACGAGGACG